A stretch of DNA from Ciona intestinalis unplaced genomic scaffold, KH HT000318.1, whole genome shotgun sequence:
TGGATAAAGCGATGTACGACGTGgtttataactactgtcgagACACGGTCGTATTCGGATCAGATGATTTTGTTCGTATTTGGCTCGGTTCAAGTTACAACACAACGGTAAGACTGGAATACACCTACACATATAATACGTATCCATTTACGCAATATTTTAGTACACTTGGCGCTGCGTTCTTCACAgagtgtgtaaaacaaatatatttaccccTAAACTTAAACTGTAATTTGTATTTACGGAATAGTAGGGATCCACAACTGTATTTATTTGCGTCGTAATAGCATTTTTACCCGTAGCAGCcaccgaaaaaaaaataatagaacgCGGTAAAGGAGTGAGATGATACGCTCTCTTTCTTTTGCAGGTCATTcgcgtttactattgtagtcaatggattccaggcgttttatgtagtttttcttcgtttttttgacctaatttaaatttataagtggaaaataactatttttaaatatatatatttttctaacaaaccgtttgtttcaacgtttttaactaaatttattaaataattaaatttcctaaacaagtgttAACTGTAAGCGCTATAACCTAAATagctaaactggcctaataaactgaAATACTTGGtgcagttttttaaataaacagctaaaacctcctaaaaccAATGTGCGcctattttaacttttaccccCTGGAAGTTAGATTCCCAAGTTAAgaagtttgttatttatacacAGACTGATATAGTGACTCAGAGCAACGGGAAACCTGGTTATCATGGAGATTGGTACCCTGATTTTCCGACTAGAGTAAGCGAGACGAGCACACGATTGTTTCTTTTCGTCATACCACCAAGTTCAACCAGCAAATACCACGGATTGCTCAACTATCCTCCTACACTTAAAAGTGCCGTTGTACAATTGTGTTCGACTAACTTAATGTAACTTAGCATAAGTTAAGCGGTGGATGAATTAATACTTAGTCTTAAATGGATGAATGCATGGCCTATACTAAAAAAACTGGTTTTATAGGACAAAAccaaactgtacaaaatattcaatgttgttttataaatctagtttaatcgttcacactcATCACAAACTACAACGTTTAATCGGCTTTACTGTGTTTTAGTGAGCATTTAAGGTTAGCACCtctttcgcattttttaccggTTCAAAATGtactgttttcatttttttatgtatttttttaatacttaaaagcagtaatcagctttgacgctcgttttttaaagtcgtgataatactgtcgaataattatgtaacattatttttctgaaaattatttactatttattttatcaggTATTTATGTACGTGCGTGTGTTGTCGAACTGGTAAACTTACTATTTTTAATTgctgtaaattaataaacgtATTACGTATGATAGTACTTATTCGTGGTATCACCAAAGAAACAACACCTAATGCGATTTTAGAAATAATGGGTAATATGTTCTtcagtgtcctatctttcccatAGAaatacaagagatcacagatctaatgcatgagcacggtatacactaattagcatagtattaattagtATATATGCTTTGGTATTAATAAACCTTATCACagcatagatacctaaacatatgtttaggtGTCTATGATCatgatttattgcgagcggtaaactaaaaaagcaaagaaacgagagacgcggcgtttataccgaagataacgataaataaaaaaggcactcgtctacgcttTGGGGCACACATGCTAATTGTGcgattttaaatctgaaaattcagccaaaaaattataaatatataatatgatttgatttcagtcaagagattaaagaataaatggtagaattgagaattgatataagtgcggaaaaaatcgccctatcagcaacaacaacaacaacaaagccaagaacaactgttcgacgaaaaaggatctatatgaccactaccgtgctgaaaaaaaatagaacgcgcatctctaatgtcggcACAGGAGAGaagtgatacactctctctctttcgcgggtcgttcccgtttactattgtagtcaatggaatcgatgacgttttatgtagtttttctttgtattttttacctaatttaaagttatagtgtaaaacaa
This window harbors:
- the LOC100176094 gene encoding uncharacterized protein LOC100176094, producing the protein MVYQNLIIWFPDDADRKYINGHTSSKNCIDNGGRLVDIVDKAMYDVVYNYCRDTVVFGSDDFVRIWLGSSYNTTTDIVTQSNGKPGYHGDWYPDFPTRVSETSTRLFLFVIPPSSTSKYHGLLNYPPTLKSAVVQLCSTNLM